The Propionibacterium freudenreichii subsp. freudenreichii genome contains a region encoding:
- a CDS encoding ISL3-like element ISPfr2 family transposase: MSDATPPAGFGRPDLTAFARLDGLGLSVTGQRLEPDRAVLACRVVEPDQWCRRCGSEGAARDTVIRRLAHEPLGWRPTVLEVVVRRYRCADCGHVWRQDTSAAAEPRAKLSRTGLRWALEGIVVAHLTVARVAEGLGVAWDTANNAVLAEGKRLLINDPTRFEGVKVIGVDEHVWRHTRRGDKYVTVIIDLTPVRDGAGPARLLDMVEGRSKAAFKTWLADRDDAFRDAVEVVAMDGFTGFKTAAAEEIPDAVTVMDPFHVVRLAGDALDRCRRRVQLAIHGHRGFRDDPLYKSRRTLHTGADLLTDKQSDRLRALFVDDAHVEVEATWGVYQRMIAAYRHEDRQRGRELMEKLITDLSAGVPKVLTELTTLGRTLKKRAADVLAYFERPGTSNGPTEALNGRLEHLRGSALGFRNLTNYIARSLLETGGFRPQLLHPRLG, from the coding sequence GTGTCCGACGCTACCCCGCCGGCCGGCTTCGGCCGCCCTGACCTGACCGCCTTCGCTCGACTCGACGGCCTCGGTCTGAGCGTGACCGGACAACGACTTGAACCGGATCGTGCGGTCCTCGCGTGCCGCGTGGTGGAACCAGATCAGTGGTGCCGACGGTGCGGCAGCGAAGGCGCTGCTCGTGACACCGTGATCCGGCGGTTGGCCCACGAGCCGCTGGGCTGGCGACCGACCGTGCTGGAAGTTGTAGTGCGCCGCTACCGCTGTGCCGACTGCGGACACGTGTGGCGCCAAGACACCAGCGCCGCGGCGGAGCCACGCGCGAAGCTCTCGCGCACCGGGCTGCGGTGGGCGCTGGAAGGGATCGTGGTCGCACACCTCACCGTCGCCCGTGTCGCCGAGGGACTCGGGGTCGCGTGGGACACCGCCAACAACGCGGTCCTGGCTGAAGGCAAGCGGCTGCTGATCAACGACCCCACGCGGTTTGAGGGCGTGAAGGTCATTGGCGTCGATGAGCACGTCTGGCGCCACACCAGGCGTGGCGACAAGTACGTCACCGTGATCATCGACCTCACCCCGGTCCGCGATGGCGCCGGCCCAGCAAGGCTGCTGGACATGGTCGAGGGCCGGTCGAAGGCGGCGTTCAAGACCTGGCTCGCCGACCGCGACGACGCCTTCCGTGACGCGGTCGAGGTGGTCGCGATGGACGGCTTCACCGGGTTCAAGACCGCCGCTGCAGAGGAGATCCCGGACGCGGTCACGGTGATGGATCCCTTCCACGTCGTGCGCCTGGCCGGTGACGCCCTCGACAGGTGCCGGCGCCGGGTCCAACTCGCGATCCACGGGCACCGTGGGTTCAGGGACGACCCGCTCTACAAGTCGCGGCGCACGCTGCACACCGGCGCGGACCTGCTCACCGACAAGCAGAGCGACAGGCTACGCGCGCTGTTCGTTGATGACGCTCACGTCGAGGTCGAGGCGACCTGGGGTGTCTACCAGCGCATGATCGCCGCCTATCGCCACGAGGACCGGCAACGTGGCCGCGAGCTCATGGAGAAGCTGATCACCGACCTCAGCGCCGGCGTCCCCAAGGTGCTCACCGAGCTCACCACCCTGGGCCGGACCCTGAAGAAGCGAGCCGCTGACGTGCTCGCCTACTTCGAACGACCCGGCACCAGCAACGGGCCGACCGAGGCGCTCAACGGACGGCTCGAACACCTGCGCGGCTCCGCACTCGGGTTCCGCAACCTGACCAACTACATCGCCCGAAGCCTGCTCGAGACCGGCGGCTTCAGACCCCAACTCCTACACCCCCGATTGGGATGA
- a CDS encoding trimeric intracellular cation channel family protein: protein MPIGAGTLPIMGEAFLVIDLIGVLANAILGGITAKRLRFDLVGFTVLALATGLGGGILRDVLLGRGTPVALTNPIYIPLAAVGALVAFVVPIRKVFQERLFPLMDALALGAWAYTGTHKGLVFGLGPVQAVLLGVVSATGGGMLRDLLSRKMPVIFGDNTLYATSALVSSVLVVIFYKLGDSAWGAVIAMAVGSLLTIVSAWRGWTLPCSISNPFKGKDFRRYIRIRRR, encoded by the coding sequence ATGCCCATCGGTGCAGGCACCTTGCCGATCATGGGCGAGGCATTCCTCGTGATCGACCTCATCGGAGTGCTGGCCAATGCGATCCTGGGCGGCATCACCGCCAAGCGACTGCGCTTCGACCTGGTGGGATTCACCGTGCTCGCACTGGCCACCGGGCTGGGCGGTGGCATCCTGCGCGACGTGCTGCTCGGTCGCGGCACACCGGTGGCGCTCACCAACCCGATCTACATTCCGCTGGCGGCCGTCGGGGCGCTGGTGGCCTTCGTCGTGCCCATCCGCAAGGTCTTCCAGGAACGGCTGTTCCCCCTGATGGACGCGTTGGCACTGGGTGCCTGGGCCTACACCGGAACGCACAAGGGATTGGTCTTCGGGCTGGGCCCCGTGCAGGCGGTGCTGTTGGGCGTCGTGTCGGCAACCGGTGGTGGCATGTTGCGCGATCTGTTGAGCCGCAAGATGCCCGTGATCTTCGGTGACAACACCCTGTACGCCACGTCGGCGCTGGTTTCATCGGTTCTCGTGGTGATTTTCTACAAGCTGGGCGATTCGGCGTGGGGCGCGGTGATTGCGATGGCTGTCGGCAGCCTGTTGACGATCGTCTCCGCCTGGCGCGGTTGGACGCTTCCGTGCTCGATCTCCAATCCCTTCAAGGGCAAGGACTTCCGGAGATATATCCGGATCAGGCGTCGTTAG
- a CDS encoding TetR/AcrR family transcriptional regulator: MPEQSRSVRSHQAIIDATADLIRTRGVAGTSIADIITASGTSAGSIYHHFPNKQAIVVEVAHQTMRWPLTAIEAYLNRPAPPADLFGYALDALRVAPELSDLLVQLGSGSLSDDELGRQLRAEFSQLRDALDETLAVWATRNGLTDDRVAGLGQMLVGLVLGYAAQRVLIDQFDEEAYVSHGKAMLDAAVCRPGNDQLPDGR; this comes from the coding sequence GTGCCCGAGCAATCCCGCAGCGTCCGCAGCCACCAGGCGATCATCGATGCCACTGCCGACCTGATCCGCACCCGTGGGGTGGCGGGCACCTCCATCGCCGACATCATCACCGCGTCGGGAACCTCGGCGGGCTCGATCTACCACCACTTCCCCAACAAGCAGGCGATCGTGGTGGAGGTGGCGCACCAGACGATGCGCTGGCCACTCACCGCCATCGAGGCCTACCTCAACCGTCCCGCACCACCCGCCGACCTGTTCGGCTACGCCCTGGACGCCCTGCGCGTGGCTCCCGAGCTGAGCGACCTGCTGGTGCAACTGGGCTCGGGCTCCCTGAGCGACGATGAGCTCGGCCGCCAGCTGCGTGCCGAGTTCAGCCAACTGCGCGATGCCCTCGACGAGACCCTGGCCGTGTGGGCCACCCGCAACGGCCTCACCGACGACCGGGTCGCCGGCCTGGGCCAGATGCTGGTGGGACTGGTGCTCGGCTACGCCGCCCAGCGCGTGCTCATCGACCAGTTCGATGAGGAGGCCTATGTGTCCCACGGCAAGGCGATGCTCGACGCGGCGGTCTGCCGACCCGGCAACGACCAACTCCCCGACGGGCGCTGA
- a CDS encoding helical backbone metal receptor, whose protein sequence is MADDLGAPVRISRPVERVVSLVPSLTEALAESAREIIYGATDFCVRPENLDEVAGHPVTRVRGPKNPDRTVIEQLHPDLVVANQEENRAFDVEHLRADGVPVWVTSIDTVDSAITSLTRLFTEALGRERPDWLTRAEQNWAEPDPTVTASAVVCIWRDPWMVVGPNTYVADVLHRSGVDLAPLPVDDWKNARYPKVDLYALQASGADRVLLMDQPYAFSPTDGPEAFEGMDVRIMPERPMAWYGPGMTDARAEVRKLIF, encoded by the coding sequence CTGGCCGACGATCTGGGGGCCCCGGTGCGGATTTCCCGCCCCGTGGAGCGCGTCGTGAGCCTGGTGCCCTCGCTCACCGAGGCGCTTGCCGAGAGCGCCCGCGAAATCATCTATGGGGCCACCGACTTCTGCGTGCGTCCGGAGAACCTCGACGAGGTGGCCGGCCATCCGGTCACGCGCGTGCGCGGCCCCAAGAATCCCGATCGCACGGTGATCGAGCAGCTGCACCCCGACCTCGTGGTGGCCAACCAGGAGGAGAACCGGGCGTTCGACGTGGAGCACTTGAGGGCCGATGGCGTGCCCGTCTGGGTTACCAGCATCGACACCGTGGACAGCGCGATCACCAGCCTGACAAGGCTCTTCACCGAAGCGTTGGGCAGGGAACGGCCCGATTGGCTGACCCGTGCCGAGCAGAACTGGGCCGAGCCCGATCCCACCGTCACCGCCAGCGCGGTGGTCTGCATCTGGCGTGACCCGTGGATGGTCGTGGGCCCCAACACCTATGTGGCCGATGTGCTGCATCGCAGCGGCGTCGACCTGGCCCCGCTGCCGGTGGACGACTGGAAGAACGCCCGCTATCCCAAGGTGGACCTGTACGCCCTGCAGGCCAGCGGCGCCGACCGCGTGCTGCTCATGGACCAGCCCTATGCGTTCAGCCCCACCGACGGGCCCGAGGCGTTCGAGGGCATGGATGTGCGCATCATGCCCGAGCGTCCGATGGCCTGGTACGGCCCGGGCATGACCGACGCGCGCGCCGAGGTGCGCAAGCTGATCTTCTGA